The bacterium sequence GTCCGCTGTAATGGGGATTTTCCTGACCGTGCGCCCGTTTGTTTCCCGGGCAAAGATAACAGGCTGGATCATAAGCAGGGCGCTGATCATGAGCGCCGGTTTCTATCTTTCCCTGCCAGGGTCGCAGGGTGCGATGCGGTGAAACCAACACCCACTCGTCGGTTAAAAAATTATAGCGGCGGTGGGGATATTCGTTCAAGTCGAACATGTTGTCCTCTTTGCAGATGGTACAGGAGCTGAATCTCTTCCCGCCAGTGCTCCGAATTGGGCGTTTCCAAAATCATGGGCAGCCCGTCCAGCTGTGGATCGTTCATCAATAGAGAAAAAGCCTCTAATCCAAGATATCCTTGGCCGATGGCGGCGTGGCGGTCCACCCGGCTGTTAAAAGCGGATTTTGCGTCGTTCACATGCAGAGCGTACAATCGGTCGCGTCCGATGATCTGGTCGAATTGCTTCCAGGTAGAGGCATACGAGGTGGGATCGCGAAAATCGTAACCAGAGGCAAAGGCGTGGCAGGTATCCAGACATACGCCGATGCGTGATGAATCCTCCACCTGTGACAGGATCTCCGCCAGCTGTTCAAATTCATAACCCAAGTTGCTGCCCTGCCCAGCGGTATTTTCCAGCAAAATTTTGACTGTATGGGTTTTGTCGAGAACGTGATTGATGGACGCGGCGATTCGCTGCAAACAGCGATCGATTTTAATGAGATGCAAATGGCTGCCGGGATGGATGTTGATGAGCTGAATGCCCAACTGTTCACAACGCCTCACTTCGTCCAGCAGCGCGTTGCGTGATTTGGCCAGGCCGTCGGCCTGCGGATGGCCGAGGTTGATCAGATAGCTGTCATGGGCTACGATGGAGGCAAAGGAAAAACCATACCGGGCGCAATGCTCGGCGAAGCATCGGATGTTTTCGTCCGACAAAGGTCCGGCTTTCCATTGACGTTGATTTTTCACAAACAGGCCAAAGGCTGAAGCGCCGATGGCGGTGGCGTTCAGCGGCGCCTGTTGTACGCCGCCGGCAATGCTGACATGAGCACCGATCTTTTTCTTCGTTATCATGAGATTGGGTAATCCGTGCTGTTCTG is a genomic window containing:
- the nfo gene encoding deoxyribonuclease IV, which codes for MITKKKIGAHVSIAGGVQQAPLNATAIGASAFGLFVKNQRQWKAGPLSDENIRCFAEHCARYGFSFASIVAHDSYLINLGHPQADGLAKSRNALLDEVRRCEQLGIQLINIHPGSHLHLIKIDRCLQRIAASINHVLDKTHTVKILLENTAGQGSNLGYEFEQLAEILSQVEDSSRIGVCLDTCHAFASGYDFRDPTSYASTWKQFDQIIGRDRLYALHVNDAKSAFNSRVDRHAAIGQGYLGLEAFSLLMNDPQLDGLPMILETPNSEHWREEIQLLYHLQRGQHVRLERISPPPL
- the galT gene encoding galactose-1-phosphate uridylyltransferase is translated as MFDLNEYPHRRYNFLTDEWVLVSPHRTLRPWQGKIETGAHDQRPAYDPACYLCPGNKRAHGQENPHYSG